In one Legionella clemsonensis genomic region, the following are encoded:
- a CDS encoding EscU/YscU/HrcU family type III secretion system export apparatus switch protein → MSKDKTKAVALHYDGKSAPKVTAKGEGFLAEHIIKLAKEHNIPLQQNTPLTELLAQVELNKEIPRNLYLAVAQLLTFLYYMNEKTPQDY, encoded by the coding sequence ATGAGTAAAGATAAAACCAAGGCCGTAGCCTTGCATTATGATGGCAAATCAGCTCCTAAAGTGACGGCAAAAGGCGAAGGATTCCTTGCAGAACATATAATTAAATTAGCCAAAGAACATAACATTCCCTTGCAACAAAACACGCCATTAACTGAACTTCTTGCTCAAGTGGAATTAAACAAGGAAATTCCGCGAAATCTATACCTTGCTGTCGCTCAATTACTGACGTTTCTTTATTACATGAATGAAAAAACACCTCAAGATTATTAG
- the fliK gene encoding flagellar hook-length control protein FliK, which produces MAIDMPNNMPVRLEPMQELKLTKPSTELYVGQILKTVVVKALSENQVLININGQNINARTSHHINPDELLQVKVVQTEGETVLQILRNPPELNLLHKALMQTLPKQSSPAYLLASLSGLSTVSNLPPMIRQQIQHLLTTFSPVAQLPQQLAQAIGYSGLFWENTLVHWRKTDSKEFLTRDFKGQCIKLSGLLNEQPHISSAKARFNEPESFPLLSNVLQPPRNSAAISFTGEPVEHILTLLRDHTMQTLARVETNQLLHLLHSQNEPYRLLLELPLHTLSGLELIPLKIEEHRQQQALQAGKSSWSMSFAIHLSHLGDIQAKVKLQDTALEVQINADKKETVAYLTEQQQTFANLLESLGLTLTLWNVDVGLLTEAIDMSHLHLLDMNI; this is translated from the coding sequence ATGGCTATTGATATGCCAAATAATATGCCGGTGAGGCTTGAGCCTATGCAGGAGTTGAAGCTGACTAAACCCTCCACTGAGCTTTACGTAGGTCAAATATTAAAAACAGTGGTTGTCAAAGCTTTAAGTGAAAATCAAGTGTTAATTAATATAAATGGACAAAATATTAATGCTCGCACCTCGCACCATATTAATCCAGACGAATTACTGCAGGTAAAAGTAGTACAAACCGAGGGGGAAACCGTTCTACAAATCTTACGTAATCCACCAGAATTAAACCTGCTGCACAAGGCGCTCATGCAAACCTTGCCCAAACAGAGCTCACCTGCTTATTTATTAGCGAGCTTAAGTGGACTTAGTACTGTTTCTAATCTACCGCCCATGATTAGGCAACAAATTCAACATTTACTGACCACTTTTTCTCCTGTGGCTCAACTGCCACAGCAATTAGCTCAAGCCATAGGTTATAGCGGATTATTTTGGGAAAATACCTTGGTCCATTGGCGTAAAACAGACTCTAAAGAATTTTTAACACGAGATTTTAAAGGTCAGTGCATTAAATTGAGCGGATTACTTAATGAGCAGCCCCATATTTCCTCTGCAAAAGCGAGATTTAATGAACCAGAGAGCTTTCCTTTACTCAGTAATGTGCTACAACCACCGCGAAATTCAGCAGCAATTTCTTTTACAGGTGAACCTGTGGAACATATTTTAACACTGTTACGCGATCACACTATGCAAACATTGGCCCGTGTTGAAACCAATCAGCTACTGCATTTGCTTCACTCCCAAAATGAACCTTATCGTTTGCTACTCGAATTACCTCTCCATACGCTATCAGGCCTGGAACTCATCCCTTTGAAAATTGAAGAGCACCGTCAACAGCAAGCATTACAAGCAGGTAAATCAAGCTGGTCTATGAGTTTTGCCATTCATCTTAGTCATCTTGGGGATATACAAGCCAAAGTAAAATTACAAGACACTGCCCTTGAGGTGCAAATTAATGCAGATAAAAAAGAAACCGTGGCTTATTTAACGGAGCAACAGCAAACTTTCGCTAATTTACTGGAGTCGTTGGGATTAACCCTTACCTTATGGAATGTCGATGTAGGTTTACTGACTGAAGCAATAGATATGAGTCATCTCCATTTGTTGGACATGAACATATGA
- a CDS encoding thiamine pyrophosphate-dependent enzyme produces MLDRASVVDEQFISRVKKADFPAIRTATMPIDVGMDKKTAIELFDSQIKSRLLDLIARQLKEKGLSYYTIGSSGHEGNAVFGKIFRASDMAFLHYRSGAFYLQRAKQLSSVDGVSDILLSLVAAADEPIAGGRHKVFGSVPLTIPPQTSTIASHLPKALGAALSITRAKELAINSKLPVDAVILCSFGDASINHASAQTTLNACSWIATQPYPLPLVLICEDNGIGISVPTPQNWIASSVKERPGWHYISCDGLNIADTYEKAQQAEYVARIKKQPVFLHMKCVRLLGHAGSDIESQYNTQAEIEQREANDPLLYTAAILHREGWMSLKAIVDLYQDNRALIEAKATEAIRLPKMSSANEVMSSILPKGRNKRAYLPPDEARRQQVFGNSYNQLSMKRNLSQHINFALTDLMMQYPNMLIFGEDVGKKGGVYRVTADLQSRFGQRRVFDSLLDETTILGTAIGLAHNGFLPVPEIQFLAYLHNAEDQLRGEASTLSFFSNGQYQNPMVIRIASLAYQKGFGGHFHNDNSIAVLRDLPGVLVACPSNGPDAAMMLRTCMKLAHQEGRVIVFLEPIALYMTKDLHETGDNGWLFEYPSLDKTIEAGEVGIYGEGETVILSYANGYYLSRQAAKVLKEEHGMDVKLVDLRWLSPLPTEAIIREVAKAKRVLIVDEGRRSGSVSEGLMTLLMEHAPNRLKIKRITGEDCFIPLGTAWQYLLPGRDSIIAAILALHSMKREKEGGRFVIS; encoded by the coding sequence ATGCTAGATAGAGCCAGCGTAGTCGATGAACAATTCATTAGTCGGGTAAAAAAAGCTGATTTTCCAGCCATTCGTACTGCAACCATGCCTATCGATGTGGGGATGGATAAAAAAACCGCCATTGAATTATTCGATTCACAAATTAAATCCCGTTTATTGGACCTCATTGCTCGTCAATTAAAAGAAAAGGGATTGTCTTATTACACTATTGGTAGCAGTGGTCATGAAGGGAATGCAGTATTTGGAAAGATTTTTAGAGCTAGCGATATGGCTTTTTTGCATTATCGAAGTGGCGCCTTTTACTTACAGCGTGCAAAACAGCTTTCCAGTGTTGACGGGGTAAGCGATATTTTATTATCTTTGGTGGCTGCTGCCGATGAACCTATCGCAGGAGGACGTCATAAAGTTTTTGGGAGTGTGCCTTTAACCATTCCACCTCAAACGTCAACAATCGCTTCTCATTTACCAAAAGCACTAGGTGCTGCATTATCCATTACCCGAGCTAAAGAATTGGCAATTAATAGTAAATTGCCAGTTGATGCAGTAATTTTATGTTCTTTTGGCGATGCTTCAATTAACCATGCCAGTGCGCAGACAACCCTCAATGCCTGTTCCTGGATTGCAACACAACCCTATCCCTTGCCTTTAGTTCTAATTTGTGAAGACAACGGCATTGGAATTTCAGTGCCAACTCCGCAAAACTGGATAGCATCCTCAGTGAAAGAGCGACCAGGGTGGCATTATATTAGTTGTGATGGCTTGAACATTGCTGATACTTATGAGAAAGCTCAACAAGCAGAATATGTAGCCAGAATAAAAAAACAACCTGTTTTTTTACACATGAAATGTGTGCGTTTATTGGGACATGCCGGTTCTGACATTGAGTCACAATACAATACTCAAGCAGAAATTGAACAGCGGGAAGCGAATGACCCCTTGTTATATACGGCTGCGATTCTACATCGTGAAGGATGGATGAGCTTAAAAGCTATCGTGGATTTATATCAGGATAATCGTGCCCTCATTGAAGCAAAAGCCACAGAAGCTATTCGCCTCCCTAAAATGAGTAGCGCTAATGAAGTAATGTCTTCCATACTGCCAAAAGGACGCAATAAACGTGCTTATTTGCCTCCTGATGAAGCAAGACGCCAGCAAGTGTTTGGTAATAGCTACAATCAGCTCAGTATGAAGCGTAATCTTTCTCAACATATAAATTTCGCCTTAACAGACTTAATGATGCAATACCCCAACATGCTAATATTTGGGGAAGATGTAGGCAAAAAGGGGGGCGTGTATCGTGTGACTGCGGATTTACAGTCGCGATTTGGTCAGAGAAGGGTCTTTGACTCACTCCTTGATGAAACAACCATCCTTGGAACTGCCATTGGCTTGGCTCATAATGGATTTTTACCCGTTCCAGAAATTCAATTCCTGGCTTATTTGCATAATGCTGAGGATCAATTGCGCGGTGAAGCATCCACGTTATCCTTTTTTTCTAACGGTCAATACCAAAATCCCATGGTGATACGGATTGCTTCCTTGGCTTATCAAAAAGGGTTTGGCGGACACTTCCACAATGATAATTCCATTGCAGTGCTTCGTGACTTGCCGGGGGTGTTGGTTGCCTGTCCTTCTAATGGGCCTGATGCTGCAATGATGCTTCGCACTTGCATGAAACTGGCACATCAGGAAGGTCGCGTTATTGTCTTCTTGGAACCTATTGCATTGTACATGACGAAAGATTTACATGAGACAGGGGATAATGGCTGGCTTTTTGAATATCCATCGCTTGATAAAACCATTGAAGCTGGTGAAGTTGGTATATATGGTGAAGGCGAGACAGTTATTTTAAGTTATGCCAATGGCTATTATTTATCACGGCAGGCAGCCAAAGTTTTAAAAGAAGAACATGGCATGGATGTGAAGCTTGTGGATTTGCGTTGGCTAAGCCCTTTACCTACAGAGGCTATAATTCGCGAAGTAGCAAAGGCAAAGCGCGTTTTAATTGTGGATGAGGGGCGTCGAAGTGGTTCAGTGAGTGAAGGGTTAATGACCCTATTAATGGAACACGCACCAAACCGTCTAAAAATTAAACGAATTACTGGTGAGGATTGTTTTATTCCATTGGGAACTGCCTGGCAGTATTTATTACCTGGCCGAGATTCAATTATTGCTGCCATTTTGGCATTGCATTCAATGAAAAGGGAGAAGGAAGGTGGACGATTTGTTATTTCTTGA
- a CDS encoding acyl-CoA dehydrogenase family protein, translating to MDDLLFLDEQLHDDERMIRDSVSRFVSQDVVPLMAEAFECAEFPRQLIKKSADLGLLGLTLPAEYGGAEASYVAYGLVCQELERGDSGLRSFVSVQSSLCMYPIFRYGNEEQRKRFLPAMAAGERIGCFGLTEPDSGSDPASMRTNAKKVNGGWRLNGTKMWITNAPIADIAIVWAKTEAGIRGFIVEKDFKGFSCPEIKQKMSLRASITGELVLEDVFVPDENLLPASDKGLGAALSCLSQARYGIAWGAMGAAMACFDIARDYLLERKQFDKPLASFQLIQKDLATMYTEILKAQCLNLQIGRLKDQQRETPVMISLAKGNACREALRIARMCRNLLGGNGISLEYHIIRHMLNLESVFTYEGTDNIHTLVLGRHITGINAFG from the coding sequence GTGGACGATTTGTTATTTCTTGACGAGCAATTGCACGATGATGAACGGATGATTCGCGATAGCGTTTCGCGTTTTGTAAGCCAAGATGTTGTACCTTTAATGGCTGAGGCTTTTGAATGCGCCGAATTTCCTCGCCAATTGATCAAAAAATCAGCGGATTTGGGACTGTTAGGTTTAACCTTACCGGCTGAATATGGTGGAGCGGAAGCCTCTTATGTCGCCTATGGTTTGGTATGTCAGGAGCTGGAGCGGGGCGATAGCGGTTTGCGTAGTTTTGTTTCTGTGCAAAGTTCTCTTTGTATGTATCCCATCTTCCGTTATGGCAATGAAGAACAAAGAAAACGTTTTTTACCGGCAATGGCGGCTGGTGAAAGGATTGGTTGCTTCGGCTTAACTGAACCCGATTCAGGTTCAGATCCCGCCAGCATGCGCACCAATGCCAAAAAGGTAAACGGCGGTTGGCGGTTGAATGGCACTAAAATGTGGATTACTAACGCTCCTATCGCTGATATTGCCATTGTGTGGGCTAAAACTGAAGCTGGTATTCGTGGTTTTATTGTGGAGAAAGATTTTAAAGGATTTAGTTGTCCGGAAATTAAGCAAAAAATGTCCCTCCGTGCCTCAATTACTGGGGAATTGGTATTGGAAGATGTATTTGTTCCTGATGAAAATTTATTGCCTGCCAGTGATAAGGGGCTGGGTGCTGCATTAAGCTGTTTAAGCCAGGCTCGTTATGGGATTGCTTGGGGAGCAATGGGGGCTGCCATGGCTTGTTTTGACATTGCGCGTGATTATTTACTTGAACGCAAACAATTTGACAAACCCTTGGCCTCTTTTCAATTAATTCAAAAAGATTTAGCTACAATGTATACGGAAATTCTCAAAGCGCAATGCCTTAACCTGCAGATTGGGCGCTTAAAAGATCAGCAACGTGAAACACCTGTCATGATTTCTCTTGCCAAAGGCAATGCTTGTCGAGAAGCGTTAAGGATTGCTCGCATGTGTCGCAATTTATTAGGTGGTAACGGTATTAGCCTTGAGTACCATATAATTCGTCACATGCTAAATCTGGAATCAGTCTTTACTTACGAAGGTACTGATAATATTCATACTCTTGTGTTAGGCCGCCATATAACCGGGATTAATGCCTTCGGTTAA
- a CDS encoding patatin-like phospholipase family protein, whose amino-acid sequence MPKLTKSLLTHKKPVLIDLALQGGGAHGAYTWGVLDRLLEEPKLQIEGISGTSAGSMNAAVLASGYLNNGSGGARAALDAFWQRIAEASTFSIFRRSFWDILTGSWTLDNSPLFIGFDLISRVFSPYDLNPAALNPLQSILMQSIDFERLTSTPIKLFITATNVRTGQGRVFKNSEITPEVLLASACLPTLFQAIEIDGEAYWDGGYTGNPTITPLVKECLSSDTILIQINPVERVGTPKTAQEILNRLNEVAFNASLMKELRMIAVLRQVVNSVKGEGARWAKMRIHRIASNKMVELDYSSKLNGEWAFISMLKEEGRATAEEFLIKQGNNLNKRSSFNLNSLL is encoded by the coding sequence ATGCCAAAATTGACAAAAAGTCTCCTTACCCATAAAAAGCCTGTACTTATCGACTTAGCGCTTCAAGGGGGTGGGGCCCATGGTGCCTACACATGGGGTGTTCTGGATAGACTACTTGAAGAACCGAAACTTCAAATTGAAGGAATTTCTGGCACATCGGCTGGCTCCATGAATGCGGCTGTTTTAGCCAGTGGCTATCTTAATAATGGTTCAGGGGGAGCGAGAGCAGCATTAGATGCTTTTTGGCAACGAATCGCCGAAGCATCAACGTTTAGCATTTTCCGCCGCAGTTTTTGGGATATCTTAACAGGCAGTTGGACGTTAGATAATTCCCCTTTATTTATAGGATTTGATTTAATATCACGTGTTTTCTCTCCCTACGATTTAAACCCTGCTGCACTTAATCCACTACAATCTATTCTTATGCAAAGTATTGACTTTGAAAGACTTACAAGTACTCCCATTAAACTTTTCATCACAGCTACTAATGTGAGAACAGGACAAGGAAGGGTATTTAAAAATAGTGAAATTACACCGGAAGTTTTACTCGCTTCTGCTTGTTTGCCTACTTTGTTTCAGGCAATTGAGATTGATGGAGAAGCATATTGGGATGGAGGATACACCGGAAATCCTACAATTACACCGCTTGTCAAAGAATGTCTATCAAGTGATACCATTTTAATCCAAATAAATCCTGTGGAACGAGTTGGTACGCCAAAAACTGCCCAGGAAATTCTTAATCGTCTTAACGAAGTTGCATTTAATGCCTCTTTAATGAAAGAATTACGCATGATTGCTGTCTTAAGACAAGTCGTTAATTCTGTTAAAGGTGAAGGTGCGCGATGGGCGAAAATGCGTATTCATCGGATCGCCAGTAATAAAATGGTAGAATTGGATTATTCTTCCAAGCTAAATGGAGAGTGGGCGTTTATTAGCATGTTAAAAGAGGAAGGTAGAGCTACAGCGGAAGAATTTTTAATAAAACAAGGTAACAACTTAAACAAACGGTCTAGTTTCAATTTAAATTCCCTTTTGTAA
- a CDS encoding DUF1428 domain-containing protein — translation MSYIDGFVLPIPKDKINEYRSMAEAAGKIWMEHGALAFRECIAEDTQAHDMISFPELAKVKNGETVVFSYIVFKSKEHRDTVNKKVMADPRIQQSCEKYGSLFDCKRMAYGGFDVLVDL, via the coding sequence ATGAGCTATATCGATGGATTTGTGCTTCCCATCCCTAAAGATAAAATTAATGAATATCGCAGTATGGCAGAAGCTGCTGGTAAAATATGGATGGAACATGGTGCACTTGCTTTCAGAGAGTGCATTGCAGAAGACACACAAGCCCATGACATGATCTCTTTTCCTGAGCTTGCTAAAGTCAAAAATGGGGAGACAGTCGTTTTCTCTTACATTGTTTTCAAATCCAAAGAGCATCGAGATACAGTTAACAAAAAAGTAATGGCAGATCCTCGCATTCAACAAAGCTGTGAAAAATATGGCAGTCTGTTTGACTGTAAGCGCATGGCTTATGGGGGCTTTGACGTTTTGGTAGATCTATAA
- the alsS gene encoding acetolactate synthase AlsS, whose amino-acid sequence MNGAELVIKCLEAHGVEYIFGLPGAKIDAIFNGLLDSKIKLILCRHEQNAAFMAAAYGRLTQKPGVVLVTSGPGVANLATALLTATTEGDPVIALGGNVSRAMHFKKSHQAANNTKLMEAVTKYSVEAMSATNIPEIIAMAFRQALNPRAGACFISFPQDVLAEEVDSPVIKPHACIEVSMACGNTIDEAVKLLTKAKLPVLFLGEEASHPKNAEAIRALLGQTKMATISTYQGAGVVSRELFPCFAGRVGLFCNQPADKLLDKADVVLTVGFNPVEYDPEVWNPKSNKIIIHLDATFSEIRYTYQPQLEILGSISENILLLKEALTKNKVCGDLSHAKIYHDALNKKIAEGKNKTEFPIHPLRFIYELRQYVDDETLITCDIGTVYMWMARYFLIYKPHHLMFSNGQQTLGVGMPWAMAAKLVYPRKRVISISGDGGFLFSAQELETAVREKLHLIHFVWTDGCYNMVMEQEMMKYKRRSGVDFGKIDLVHFAKAFGAEGYALQSPDEIVPVLKEAEQKTVPVLIDVPIDYRDNPELFSTIDLDKVI is encoded by the coding sequence GTGAATGGAGCAGAATTAGTTATTAAATGTCTCGAGGCCCATGGGGTTGAGTATATTTTTGGTCTTCCTGGTGCAAAAATTGATGCCATTTTTAATGGTCTGCTGGATTCGAAAATTAAGCTTATTTTATGTAGACACGAGCAAAATGCTGCTTTCATGGCTGCTGCTTATGGACGCCTGACGCAGAAGCCAGGAGTGGTCTTAGTGACCTCTGGGCCAGGTGTGGCCAATTTAGCAACGGCGTTACTCACTGCAACGACGGAAGGCGATCCGGTAATCGCTCTTGGTGGTAATGTTTCTCGCGCCATGCATTTTAAAAAATCACATCAAGCGGCAAATAACACCAAGTTAATGGAAGCCGTCACTAAATACAGTGTGGAGGCGATGAGCGCCACCAATATTCCTGAAATTATAGCGATGGCATTCAGACAAGCGTTAAATCCACGTGCAGGGGCCTGCTTTATAAGCTTTCCACAGGATGTTTTGGCCGAAGAAGTAGATAGTCCAGTCATCAAGCCTCATGCATGTATCGAGGTCTCAATGGCTTGTGGGAATACCATCGATGAGGCGGTTAAACTTCTTACTAAAGCAAAACTACCTGTGTTATTTTTAGGGGAGGAAGCAAGTCATCCTAAAAATGCAGAGGCAATTCGAGCATTGCTTGGTCAGACTAAAATGGCAACCATAAGCACTTATCAAGGAGCGGGTGTTGTTTCGCGTGAGTTATTCCCTTGTTTTGCCGGTCGTGTGGGGCTTTTTTGTAATCAGCCAGCCGATAAGCTGCTTGATAAAGCTGATGTTGTGTTAACGGTGGGATTTAATCCAGTCGAATATGATCCTGAGGTGTGGAATCCCAAAAGTAATAAAATAATCATTCATCTAGATGCTACCTTTTCAGAAATACGTTATACCTATCAACCGCAGCTGGAGATTTTAGGATCAATTTCTGAAAATATTTTATTGCTTAAAGAGGCTCTGACCAAAAATAAAGTGTGTGGCGATTTGTCTCATGCAAAAATTTACCATGACGCCTTAAATAAAAAAATTGCGGAGGGAAAAAATAAAACAGAGTTTCCTATACACCCGCTTCGCTTTATCTATGAACTTCGTCAATATGTTGATGATGAGACGCTGATTACCTGTGATATTGGTACAGTGTACATGTGGATGGCTCGTTACTTTCTCATTTATAAACCGCATCACCTTATGTTCAGTAATGGGCAACAAACTTTAGGTGTGGGGATGCCTTGGGCAATGGCGGCAAAACTGGTTTATCCGCGTAAAAGAGTAATTTCAATATCAGGTGACGGTGGTTTTCTATTCTCGGCACAAGAACTTGAAACAGCGGTACGGGAAAAATTGCACTTGATTCATTTTGTTTGGACAGATGGTTGTTACAATATGGTGATGGAACAGGAAATGATGAAATATAAACGCCGAAGTGGTGTTGATTTTGGCAAAATCGATCTGGTGCATTTTGCCAAAGCGTTTGGGGCTGAGGGCTATGCCTTGCAAAGCCCCGATGAAATTGTTCCAGTGTTAAAGGAAGCTGAACAGAAAACTGTGCCTGTCTTAATCGATGTTCCCATTGATTATCGAGATAATCCGGAGCTTTTTTCCACCATCGATTTGGATAAAGTAATTTAA
- a CDS encoding DoxX family membrane protein, giving the protein MLTAIAWLVLRVVFAGFFIYAFYNFVRNWPAAKQTAILIYPKYPNFQAVSMLTLMLIISISILLGIFGRIGGALALLFSLLGAYAHHTCAHKIESIQLPATAPDEDQQLLEEAKAIGIIGHITSAQKNYVIAAVSFFFMLLGTGPLSVTYL; this is encoded by the coding sequence ATGTTAACTGCGATTGCCTGGCTGGTTTTGCGAGTCGTTTTTGCTGGATTTTTTATCTATGCTTTTTACAATTTTGTACGAAATTGGCCTGCAGCAAAACAAACTGCAATATTAATTTATCCTAAATACCCCAACTTTCAAGCGGTAAGTATGTTGACCCTAATGCTTATAATCAGCATCTCTATTTTATTGGGTATTTTTGGACGTATTGGTGGGGCGCTGGCTTTACTGTTTTCTTTACTTGGAGCCTATGCTCACCACACCTGTGCTCATAAAATAGAGTCGATTCAATTACCTGCGACAGCTCCAGACGAAGATCAACAATTACTGGAGGAAGCAAAAGCGATTGGCATAATAGGTCATATAACATCTGCTCAGAAAAATTATGTCATTGCCGCCGTTTCTTTTTTCTTCATGCTTCTTGGTACAGGGCCATTAAGTGTTACCTATTTATAA
- a CDS encoding carboxymuconolactone decarboxylase family protein: MNRYEKGLKQMQDHLGKELTEEYLKKIEEVAPFFAKVNVEFPFGDLYSHESTLDQKVRELATIAALTVQGFAIPQLKVHVRCGIHCGATKEEIVEIITQMIAYCGFPAATNALLAAKEVFEEMNLN, from the coding sequence ATGAATCGTTACGAAAAAGGGCTTAAGCAAATGCAAGATCATTTGGGAAAAGAGCTCACAGAGGAATACCTGAAAAAAATTGAAGAGGTAGCGCCTTTTTTTGCAAAAGTTAACGTTGAATTTCCTTTTGGCGATTTATATTCCCATGAAAGTACACTGGATCAAAAAGTTCGAGAACTTGCGACTATTGCAGCACTTACGGTGCAGGGATTTGCAATTCCTCAATTAAAGGTACATGTGCGTTGTGGAATTCATTGTGGAGCAACAAAAGAAGAGATTGTGGAAATTATTACTCAAATGATTGCTTACTGTGGTTTCCCTGCAGCGACAAATGCTCTTTTAGCGGCTAAAGAAGTTTTTGAAGAAATGAATTTAAATTAG